The Microbacterium natoriense genomic interval CGCCGGGCGCCGTGATCCGACCGGACGCGCGGTCGATCGCGGTGTCCTCCCCCGACGCCTCGATCGCGATCATGCGGGTGCGTGAGCGCCGGCGGGATCGACCGCGGCTCTGACGCTCGAGAGGCGCGAGATCGTGCGTTACTGCTCCCCTGAGCTCTTCTTGAACTGACGCTCCCAGTCGCGCAGTTCGCTGCGGCCGATCAGGGAGTCCAGCGAGACCTGGAAGAGCAGTCCCTTGCGTGCGTTCACCTGCTTGATGTTGTCGACGATCTGCGTGGTGACGGCGCTCAGCGCTTCGCGGACCTCGCCGATGCGCTCGTCGGGCGCGTCCCACAGATCCGGCCGCGTGAGCAGATCGAGCAGGTAATCGCGGTCGAGGGCGGCGACCAGACGGGCGAGCTTGTCGGAGTACTCGGCCTCGGCGATGACGCTCTGGTCTTCACCCGCCTTCGCATCCAGGCGGATGAACAGCTGCTCGACGTGAGAGGCGAGCGCCTCGATGTTCGTCGCCGTCTCGGCGGCGATCGCGTTGCCCGCCACGGCGGCGTAGAAGGGGGCGAGCTCCCGCAGTCGATCGACCCGCAGACGGATGCCGGGCGGCACCGGGTCGGCGCTCTCGAGGGAGGGCGCTGACGTGCGTCGCCGGCGAGCGACCAGACCGACGGCGGTGCCTACGGCCGCCACCAGCACGACGCCGCCGATGATCACTGGCATGAGGAGGTCGGCGCCGCCGGAGCCGCTGCCCGGGTTCCCGCCGGCCGGAACCTCGGCTGAGATCTCCTGCACGGTCTCGAGGAGTGAGGAGGTCAGGTCGGCGCCCTCGTTCTGGTTCGCGATCGAGACCGCATCGTCGACGACCGACGACTCCGCCATCAGGTCATCGCCGACGGCGACGATCACGGTGGGCTGGGATGCGGCATCCGTCAGCTTCTCGATGACATACGTGCTGTACGGAGCATCTTGCCCGGCCTGCACGGGGAGCACGACGACGACCATGTCGGAGGGCACGCTGCCCGACAGCTCTTCCTGAAGGCTCTGCCATCCGGAGACATCGTGATCGACGTACACGTTCGTCGACTGGATGCCTTCGATGGCGTCGTCGATCCAGGGGTTCCCCGTCGATGAGAAATGGTGCATATGCGCCTCAGAAGTTGTTGATCACGGAGGCGAAGACGAGATCGATGCGCTCGGCGTTCGACGCGTCGAACAGCTGCCCGCCCGTGGCATCCGCGATCCGCTGCAGAGCAGAGGTGTCGGCTCCCTCTCCATACGCGATCGGGAATATACGCACAGGAGCGTCGCTTCCGCCCTCTTTGGTGCTCTTGCCGATCTTCGCGATCAGCGAGTCGAGCGAGGTGGCGGAGTCGGTGTCCTCGCCGTCGGAGAGCACGACGATCGCGTTGATGCGGCCGGGCTCGGCGCGTTCGCTCATGGCCTCGTAGGCAGTGAGGATCGCATCGTAGAGCGGCGTGCCGTTGCGTTGCGCGTAGTGCAGATCCTCAAGTGAGGAGTCGAGCTTCTCGCCGTCCGACCCGAGCGCGGTGACGTCGCGCAGAATCTGTATGCCTTCACCGGCATCCGATGAGATCCCCGTGGTGAACGCCCAGACGCCCACCTCGTCGGTGGAGCGGAAGTGATCGAGTGTGGTCTGCGCTCCCTGGATCGCTCCGTCGAGGCGAGACCGCCCGTCGCCGATCGGGTCGTCCATCGAGCCGGAGATGTCGATGAGTTCGAGCACGGAGGAGGGCTTGCGCACCTGCGTCCACTGATCGATCGCTGTCGAGATGACGTCGACGTCGGGTTTGGGCAGCGTCACCGCCGGCTGCGCGGGATCGACGCCGAAGTTCGCCGTGAACAGCTTGCCGAGCGGCACCGATTCGTCGAGTGGACGGAAGCCGTACTCGGGCAGGATCTTCTGGGCGTCGGTCGTCTGCAGGAAGGCGGCGAAGGCTTCTCCGGCAGTGCGCTGCTCGGCGGTGACCCACTGGGCGCCGAGCACCGTGACGGGGTTGTCCGACCACATCGAGCCGCCCGCGGGGTACACCGCCACCAGCTTGGTCTTGGGCGGGGTCAGGGTCTCACCCGGCTGCACCGTGTGCGAATCGGGGTTGCCCTGGTTGTAGTTGAGGAGCGAGGTCTCCTCGAGAGCCACCGCCGAGACGTAGGCAGAGCCGTTCGAGCCGTTCTGCGTCTCGTCGTAGAGCGTCGACAGGACGTTGCCTGTGGTGTCGCCGTAGTGGATCACGCACTCCTCGAACACGCGGGAGAAGTCGGCTGCGGCGTCGACGTCGGCCGAGGTGAGATCCGCCGATTTGCCGGATGCTTCGTACGACTGCATCAGGATCGTCGAGAGTCCCGTCGTCGAGGTGTTCGGGTTCGTCTTCGAGATCTTGAACGCGCCCCAGATGTCCTTCCCGACACTCCCCCAGCCCTCCGGGTCCTGGCACAGCTGCGACAGGTCGGTGATGCTGATCGGCTTGTCGGGCCAGCCGAGAGCCTTCGCCATCGGTTCGGGCATGCCGAACACGACCGGGGTGCGGGTGAACGACGCAGGTTCCCCGACGAGATTCGCCGACGCGGCGGCGGCGACGCGGTCGGTCCACACCGTGGAGGCCGGTGACCACAGCGTCGGCCACAGGTCGTGATCGTCGCTGGGCCAGTCGTCGCCCGCGGTGAGATAGCGTGCGGCGTTGCCGGACGAGACGTTGATCGGTCGCACGGTCGCGCAGGTCTTCAGGCCGTCGTGCTCGGGCGAGTCCTTGAAGGCCTCGGCGAGCTTGTCGAGCATGTTCACCTTCTCCGACGACGTCGCGATGGTGATGTGCGTGCAGCCGTCCGAGGGGAAACCCTGTCCTTCGGTGTCGGTTCCCGTGTCGTCGCCCGGCGTGCAGGCCGACAGGACCAGAGCGATGAGGGCCGTGGCCGCGATGGCGGCCGGCGTTCTGCGGAGGATCCTGCGTCGCGGGCTCATGGGCCTAGGGTATCCAGATAATCGTCTCCCGATCACTGATCCCGTCAGGTGAGCGCCGAAGTCCCCTGCAGCGCGTGCACGACGGGTGAGAGCTCGGGCTGCGCGACCGCCTCGCCGAGCGTGCGTTCGAGTGTCTCGTCGTGGATGGGATGCGCCTTCTCGTACAGCTCGCGCCCGGTCGGGGTCAGCTCGGTGTAGATGCCGCGGCGGTCGTCGGCGCACAGGATGCGGGTGAGCAGCCCGCGATCCTCGAGACGCGTGACGAGTCGTGTGGTGGCGCTCGGGCTCAGCGCCGCCGCGCGGGCCAGCTGCTGCATCCGCATGTGCCAGCCGTCCTGCCGGCTGAGCGCGTCGAGCACGGTGTATTCGACGACGGAGAGATCGACGGATGCTCCGAGTGCGCGTTCGAGCTCGGTCTCGATGATTCCGTGCAGAGCCGCCAGGGTGCGCCATCCGCGTGCCCGGATCTCGACGGCGTCGTCGGAGATGCCCATGATGTCCTCCACAAAAGTAGTTGCTTGCGCGGGATAATTGCGTGTGCAATGATTAATGCTCGCGACGCAAAATCCCGCGTCTGCAACTACTTTAGCAGAGAGCTCATCATGCCACTCGGACTCATCGCACTCGCCATCGGCGCCTTCGGGATCGGACTCACAGAGTTCGTGATCATGGGCCTGCTGCCCGAGGTCGCCGCCGATTTCGGCGTCACCGAAGCCACCGCAGGCTGGCTCATCTCGGGCTATGCGCTCAGCGTCGTCGTCGGCGCCCTCGGCCTCACGGCGGCAACCACACGACTGCCACGCAAACCCGTTCTGCTGGGACTCGTCGTGCTGTTCATCGCGGGCAACGCGCTCACCGCGCTGGCCGCCGACTACCCGGCGGCCATGGCCGGCCGCATCATCGCCGCGCTGTGCCACGGCGCGTTCTTCGGCATCGGCTCGGTCGTCGCGGCAGACCTCGTCGCTCCGGCCAAGAAGGCCCGCGCGATCGCCATCATGTTCACGGGACTCACGGCCGCCAACGTGTTCGGCGTGCCATTCGGCACGTTCGTCGGACAGCAGTTCGGCTGGCGTGCGACGTTCTGGGCCATCTCCGC includes:
- a CDS encoding MarR family winged helix-turn-helix transcriptional regulator; the encoded protein is MGISDDAVEIRARGWRTLAALHGIIETELERALGASVDLSVVEYTVLDALSRQDGWHMRMQQLARAAALSPSATTRLVTRLEDRGLLTRILCADDRRGIYTELTPTGRELYEKAHPIHDETLERTLGEAVAQPELSPVVHALQGTSALT
- a CDS encoding substrate-binding and vWA domain-containing protein, encoding MSPRRRILRRTPAAIAATALIALVLSACTPGDDTGTDTEGQGFPSDGCTHITIATSSEKVNMLDKLAEAFKDSPEHDGLKTCATVRPINVSSGNAARYLTAGDDWPSDDHDLWPTLWSPASTVWTDRVAAAASANLVGEPASFTRTPVVFGMPEPMAKALGWPDKPISITDLSQLCQDPEGWGSVGKDIWGAFKISKTNPNTSTTGLSTILMQSYEASGKSADLTSADVDAAADFSRVFEECVIHYGDTTGNVLSTLYDETQNGSNGSAYVSAVALEETSLLNYNQGNPDSHTVQPGETLTPPKTKLVAVYPAGGSMWSDNPVTVLGAQWVTAEQRTAGEAFAAFLQTTDAQKILPEYGFRPLDESVPLGKLFTANFGVDPAQPAVTLPKPDVDVISTAIDQWTQVRKPSSVLELIDISGSMDDPIGDGRSRLDGAIQGAQTTLDHFRSTDEVGVWAFTTGISSDAGEGIQILRDVTALGSDGEKLDSSLEDLHYAQRNGTPLYDAILTAYEAMSERAEPGRINAIVVLSDGEDTDSATSLDSLIAKIGKSTKEGGSDAPVRIFPIAYGEGADTSALQRIADATGGQLFDASNAERIDLVFASVINNF